A single genomic interval of Cellulosilyticum sp. I15G10I2 harbors:
- the rplD gene encoding 50S ribosomal protein L4, producing the protein MAKVAVYNMDGQQVGEVELNDSIFAVDVKEHLVHAAVVAHLANRRQGTQSAKTRAEVRGGGRKPWRQKGTGRARQGSIRAVQWTGGGVAFAPKPRDYSIRLNKKERRLALKSALTSRVNGSKFIVLDSLELAEIKTKTMKNILDTLKLNKALIVTDGDTSKNVMLSARNIQSIKTSAVNNINVYDILKYDTFVVTKDALNKIEEVYA; encoded by the coding sequence ATGGCAAAAGTAGCTGTTTATAATATGGACGGACAACAAGTAGGTGAAGTTGAATTAAATGATTCAATCTTTGCAGTAGATGTAAAAGAACACTTAGTGCATGCAGCAGTTGTTGCACATCTTGCAAATAGACGTCAAGGAACACAAAGTGCTAAAACCCGTGCTGAAGTACGTGGTGGTGGTAGAAAACCATGGAGACAAAAAGGTACAGGTAGAGCAAGACAAGGTTCTATTCGTGCAGTACAATGGACAGGTGGTGGGGTTGCATTCGCGCCAAAACCTCGTGACTACTCTATTAGACTTAACAAAAAAGAAAGAAGACTTGCATTAAAATCAGCTTTAACTAGCAGAGTTAATGGCAGCAAATTCATTGTATTAGATTCATTAGAGCTAGCAGAGATCAAAACAAAAACAATGAAAAATATATTAGATACTCTTAAATTAAATAAAGCACTTATCGTTACAGATGGCGATACAAGCAAAAATGTAATGTTATCAGCACGTAATATTCAATCAATCAAAACATCAGCTGTTAATAACATTAATGTATATGACATCTTAAAATACGATACATTCGTAGTAACAAAAGATGCACTTAACAAAATCGAGGAGGTGTACGCATAA
- the rplC gene encoding 50S ribosomal protein L3 — MKKAIIAKKIGMTQIFDENANLIPVTVLEAGPCVVVQKKTTDNDGYEAIQVGFGDVKERRVIKPAAGHFKKAGVALKKHLKEFRLEDISAYEVGTEIKADVFAAGERVDVTGTSKGKGYQGAIKKYGQSRGPMAHGSKSHRVAGSMGAATSPGRVMKGKGLPSHMGCVQITVQNLEVARVDLDKNLILLKGAVPGPKGTIIAIKDSVKA; from the coding sequence ATGAAAAAAGCAATCATAGCTAAGAAAATAGGTATGACACAAATTTTTGATGAAAATGCAAACTTAATTCCTGTTACTGTATTAGAGGCAGGTCCATGTGTAGTTGTTCAAAAGAAAACTACTGACAATGATGGATATGAAGCGATTCAAGTTGGTTTTGGAGACGTTAAAGAAAGACGTGTTATCAAACCAGCAGCTGGTCACTTTAAAAAAGCAGGCGTTGCTCTTAAAAAACACTTAAAAGAATTCCGTTTGGAAGATATAAGTGCATATGAAGTAGGTACAGAAATCAAAGCAGATGTTTTTGCTGCTGGAGAAAGAGTAGATGTTACTGGTACTTCAAAAGGTAAAGGGTATCAAGGCGCAATCAAAAAATATGGACAAAGCCGTGGACCAATGGCTCATGGTTCTAAATCACATAGAGTAGCAGGTTCTATGGGTGCTGCAACAAGTCCAGGACGTGTTATGAAAGGTAAAGGCCTTCCATCACATATGGGATGTGTTCAAATCACAGTACAAAATCTTGAAGTTGCTAGAGTTGATTTAGACAAAAACTTAATTTTACTTAAAGGTGCAGTTCCAGGACCTAAAGGTACAATCATCGCTATAAAAGATAGCGTTAAAGCTTAA
- the rpsJ gene encoding 30S ribosomal protein S10: protein MASQKIRITLKAYDHKLIDQTAAEIVAIAKKTGAQVSGPIPLPTKKEVVTILRAVHKYKDSREQFEMRTHKRLIDVEATPKTGDALMRIDLPAGVDIKVDAK, encoded by the coding sequence ATGGCAAGTCAAAAAATCCGTATTACCCTAAAGGCTTATGATCACAAGTTAATTGATCAAACAGCAGCTGAAATAGTTGCTATTGCTAAGAAAACAGGTGCACAAGTTAGTGGACCAATACCACTACCAACTAAAAAAGAAGTGGTAACAATTTTACGTGCTGTTCACAAGTACAAAGATTCTCGTGAGCAATTCGAAATGAGAACTCATAAAAGACTTATCGATGTTGAAGCTACGCCAAAAACTGGAGATGCGTTAATGCGTATAGATTTACCAGCAGGTGTAGATATCAAAGTAGATGCGAAATAA
- the tuf gene encoding elongation factor Tu, with protein MAKAKYERNKPHVNIGTIGHVDHGKTTLTAAITKTLHQRYGLGAAVDFDNIDKAPEERERGITISTAHVEYETPARHYAHVDCPGHADYVKNMITGAAQMDGTILVCAATDGPMAQTREHILLSRQVGVPYIVVFLNKCDMVDDEELLELVEMEIRDLLSSYEFPGDDTPIIRGSALQALNDPMGPWGDKIVELFEIIDEYIPTPDRAVDKPFLMPVEDVFSITGRGTVATGRVESGILKVQDEVELVGIHEETRKIVCTGVEMFRKLLDQAQAGDNIGALLRGIQRTEIERGQVLCKPGSITPHTKFTAQVYVLKKEEGGRHKPFFSHYRPQFYFRTTDVTGVIELPEGTEMCMPGDNLEMTIELIHPIAMSQGLRFAIREGGRTVGSGAVASIIE; from the coding sequence ATGGCTAAAGCTAAATATGAAAGAAATAAGCCACACGTTAATATTGGTACAATCGGACACGTTGACCACGGTAAAACAACACTTACAGCAGCTATCACAAAAACTCTTCACCAAAGATATGGTTTAGGTGCAGCAGTTGATTTCGATAATATTGACAAGGCGCCAGAAGAAAGAGAACGTGGTATTACTATCTCTACAGCTCACGTTGAATACGAAACTCCAGCTCGTCACTACGCTCACGTTGACTGCCCAGGACATGCTGACTATGTTAAAAACATGATCACAGGGGCAGCACAAATGGATGGAACAATCCTTGTTTGTGCAGCTACAGATGGTCCTATGGCTCAAACTCGTGAACATATCCTTCTTTCACGTCAAGTTGGTGTACCATACATCGTTGTTTTCTTAAACAAATGTGATATGGTAGATGATGAAGAATTATTAGAACTTGTTGAAATGGAAATTCGTGACCTATTAAGCTCATATGAATTCCCTGGCGATGATACGCCAATCATCCGTGGATCAGCTCTTCAAGCATTAAATGATCCAATGGGTCCATGGGGAGATAAAATCGTAGAGTTATTTGAAATTATTGATGAGTATATTCCTACTCCAGACCGTGCAGTTGACAAACCATTCCTTATGCCTGTAGAAGATGTATTCTCAATCACAGGTCGTGGTACAGTTGCAACAGGTAGAGTAGAATCAGGTATTCTTAAAGTTCAAGATGAAGTTGAACTTGTTGGTATTCATGAAGAAACTCGTAAGATTGTGTGTACAGGAGTTGAAATGTTCCGTAAACTTCTTGATCAAGCGCAAGCTGGAGATAACATTGGAGCACTTCTTCGTGGTATTCAAAGAACTGAAATCGAACGTGGTCAAGTACTTTGCAAACCAGGTTCAATTACACCTCATACAAAATTCACAGCTCAAGTATACGTTCTTAAAAAAGAAGAAGGTGGACGTCATAAACCATTCTTCTCACACTATAGACCACAATTCTACTTCAGAACAACTGACGTTACAGGCGTTATTGAATTACCAGAAGGCACAGAAATGTGTATGCCTGGCGATAACCTTGAAATGACTATTGAACTTATCCATCCAATTGCGATGTCTCAAGGACTTCGTTTCGCGATACGTGAAGGTGGACGTACAGTAGGTTCTGGTGCAGTAGCATCTATTATTGAGTAA
- the fusA gene encoding elongation factor G, with protein MAGREYPLERTRNIGIMAHIDAGKTTLTERILFYTGKTYKIGEVHEGGATMDWMEQEQERGITITSAATTCFWKDNRVNIIDTPGHVDFTVEVERSLRVLDSAVGVFCAKGGVEPQSETVWRQADKYKVPRMAFVNKMDIMGADFYRAVDMMRTRLGANAIPIELPIGAEDQFVGVIDLMKNRAFIYKDDLGKEIEETDIPADLLDKAEQYRNEMIEAICESDEDLTMKYLEGEEVTEEELRTALRTAVINVQIIPVLCGSAYKNKGVQKLLDAVVEYMPAPTDIPAIKGIDPETGEEMEKHSSDEEPFAALAFKIMTDPFVGKLAFFRVYSGSIESGSYVLNSTKNKKERIGRILQMHANTRQEIAKVYSGDIAAAVGLKGTTTGDTLCDEGHPVILESMEFPEPVIEVAIEPKTKAGQEKMGIALAKLAEEDPTFRTFTNTETGQTIIAGMGELHLEIIVDRLLREFKVEANVGAPQVAYKETMARDVEVDSKYVKQSGGSGQYGHCKVRFSRLDPNSEHTYEFVSTVVGGSIPKEYIPAVDKGIQEAMAAGPLAGYKVLGIKAECYDGSYHDVDSSEMAFKIAGSMAFKDAMKKAGGTLLEPIMKVIATAPEEYMGDVIGSINSRRGQMEGMEAIGGGQEIRAYVPLAEMFGYATELRSRTQGRGNYSMEFHHYEPCPKGIQDKIIADQKA; from the coding sequence TTGGCAGGAAGAGAATATCCGCTAGAGCGCACCCGTAATATTGGTATTATGGCGCATATTGACGCGGGGAAAACAACTCTTACAGAGCGTATCTTGTTTTATACCGGTAAGACATACAAAATCGGAGAAGTTCATGAAGGCGGAGCCACTATGGACTGGATGGAACAAGAACAAGAACGTGGTATTACAATCACATCTGCAGCTACGACATGTTTTTGGAAAGACAATCGTGTTAATATCATAGATACACCTGGGCACGTAGACTTCACAGTAGAAGTTGAACGTTCACTCCGTGTACTAGATTCTGCTGTTGGCGTATTCTGTGCAAAAGGTGGGGTTGAACCTCAATCTGAAACAGTATGGCGTCAAGCTGATAAATATAAAGTACCACGTATGGCTTTTGTAAATAAAATGGATATCATGGGCGCTGACTTTTATAGAGCAGTAGACATGATGAGAACAAGACTTGGTGCTAATGCAATACCAATCGAGTTACCTATTGGTGCAGAAGACCAATTCGTAGGGGTTATTGACCTTATGAAAAACAGAGCCTTCATCTACAAAGATGATTTAGGCAAAGAAATAGAAGAAACTGATATTCCAGCAGATCTTTTAGATAAAGCTGAACAATACAGAAACGAAATGATTGAAGCAATCTGTGAATCAGATGAAGACCTTACAATGAAATATCTTGAAGGTGAAGAAGTAACAGAAGAGGAACTTAGAACAGCACTTAGAACTGCTGTAATCAATGTTCAAATCATTCCGGTACTTTGTGGTTCAGCTTACAAAAATAAAGGGGTACAAAAACTTTTAGATGCTGTTGTTGAATATATGCCAGCACCTACAGATATCCCTGCTATTAAAGGGATTGACCCTGAAACTGGTGAAGAAATGGAAAAACATTCATCAGATGAAGAGCCATTTGCAGCCCTTGCATTTAAGATTATGACTGACCCATTTGTTGGGAAACTTGCATTCTTCAGAGTTTATTCAGGTTCAATAGAATCAGGTTCATATGTACTCAACTCAACAAAAAACAAAAAAGAACGTATTGGACGTATCTTACAGATGCATGCAAATACAAGACAAGAAATTGCTAAAGTTTATTCAGGAGATATAGCTGCTGCTGTTGGTCTTAAAGGTACAACAACAGGAGATACATTGTGTGATGAAGGTCACCCTGTAATCTTAGAATCTATGGAATTCCCAGAGCCAGTTATTGAAGTAGCTATTGAGCCAAAAACAAAAGCTGGTCAAGAAAAAATGGGTATTGCACTTGCAAAACTTGCAGAAGAAGACCCAACTTTCAGAACGTTTACAAATACTGAAACTGGGCAGACAATCATCGCAGGTATGGGAGAACTTCACTTAGAGATTATCGTAGATCGTCTTTTACGTGAGTTTAAAGTAGAAGCAAATGTAGGAGCACCACAAGTTGCTTACAAAGAAACAATGGCTAGAGATGTGGAAGTTGATTCTAAGTATGTAAAACAATCAGGTGGTAGCGGACAATATGGACACTGTAAAGTTAGATTCTCTAGACTTGATCCTAACTCTGAACATACTTATGAATTCGTAAGTACAGTAGTGGGTGGTTCAATTCCAAAAGAATATATCCCTGCAGTAGACAAAGGAATCCAAGAAGCAATGGCAGCAGGTCCACTTGCAGGATACAAAGTATTAGGTATTAAAGCAGAGTGTTACGATGGTTCATACCATGATGTTGACTCATCAGAAATGGCCTTCAAGATCGCAGGTTCTATGGCATTTAAAGATGCAATGAAAAAAGCAGGCGGAACACTTCTTGAACCTATTATGAAAGTTATTGCAACTGCACCAGAAGAGTACATGGGGGATGTTATTGGAAGCATTAACTCACGCCGTGGACAAATGGAAGGTATGGAAGCTATTGGTGGCGGGCAAGAAATTAGAGCCTATGTACCACTTGCAGAGATGTTTGGTTATGCGACTGAACTTCGTTCAAGAACACAAGGTCGTGGTAACTACTCGATGGAATTCCATCACTATGAGCCATGCCCTAAAGGTATTCAGGATAAAATTATAGCTGATCAAAAAGCTTAA
- the rpsG gene encoding 30S ribosomal protein S7 → MPRKGHVAKRDVLADPLYNSKLVTKLINNIMLDGKRGKAQKIVYGAFDIIKEKTGRDALEVFQEALENIMPVLEVKARRVGGATYQVPMEVRPERRQTLGLRWLTTHTRKRGEKTTTLALAAELLDALNSTGGSVKKKEDTHKMAEANKAFAHYRW, encoded by the coding sequence GTGCCACGTAAAGGACATGTAGCAAAAAGAGATGTATTAGCAGATCCTCTTTACAATAGTAAGTTAGTAACAAAACTTATTAACAACATTATGTTGGATGGTAAAAGAGGTAAAGCACAAAAGATAGTTTATGGTGCGTTTGACATCATTAAAGAAAAAACAGGCAGAGATGCTTTAGAAGTTTTCCAAGAGGCATTAGAGAATATCATGCCAGTATTAGAAGTAAAAGCACGTCGTGTTGGAGGTGCTACTTACCAAGTACCAATGGAGGTGCGTCCAGAAAGACGTCAAACATTAGGCCTTCGTTGGTTAACAACTCACACACGTAAGCGTGGAGAAAAAACAACAACACTTGCTCTTGCAGCAGAGCTTTTAGATGCACTTAACAGCACTGGTGGATCAGTTAAGAAAAAAGAAGATACACACAAAATGGCAGAAGCAAATAAAGCATTTGCTCACTACAGATGGTAG
- the rpsL gene encoding 30S ribosomal protein S12, whose translation MPTFNQLVRKGRKEIEKKSTAPALQKGFNSLHKRATDISAPQKRGVCTAVKTATPKKPNSALRKIARVRLTNGIEVTAYIPGEGHNLQEHSVVLIRGGRVKDLPGTRYHIIRGTLDTAGVAKRQQARSKYGAKKGKKGAAATKGKK comes from the coding sequence ATGCCAACATTTAACCAATTAGTACGTAAAGGAAGAAAAGAAATCGAGAAAAAGTCAACTGCGCCAGCATTGCAAAAAGGATTTAACTCTTTGCATAAACGTGCAACAGATATCTCTGCGCCACAAAAAAGAGGTGTTTGTACAGCAGTTAAAACAGCTACACCAAAAAAACCAAACTCTGCTCTTCGTAAAATTGCAAGGGTACGTCTTACAAATGGGATTGAAGTTACAGCTTATATTCCAGGTGAAGGACACAACCTTCAAGAGCATAGCGTTGTATTAATCCGTGGTGGTAGGGTAAAAGACTTACCAGGTACACGTTACCACATTATCCGTGGTACATTAGATACAGCAGGTGTTGCGAAAAGACAACAAGCTCGTTCTAAATACGGTGCTAAAAAAGGCAAAAAAGGTGCAGCAGCAACTAAAGGTAAAAAATAA
- a CDS encoding ribosomal L7Ae/L30e/S12e/Gadd45 family protein, giving the protein MLYHLKDTKKIVGTKQTLKWLERENVKLVFVAKDADDRVTSQVVELAKAKNVEVKYIDSMHELGKECNVEVKTAVAAIIE; this is encoded by the coding sequence ATGTTGTACCATTTGAAAGACACGAAAAAGATTGTGGGAACAAAACAGACTTTAAAATGGTTAGAACGAGAAAATGTTAAGCTTGTGTTTGTTGCCAAAGATGCCGATGACCGAGTTACAAGTCAAGTGGTAGAGCTTGCAAAAGCTAAAAATGTCGAAGTTAAGTATATTGATAGTATGCATGAACTGGGCAAAGAATGTAACGTTGAAGTGAAAACTGCAGTAGCAGCAATTATTGAGTAA